Proteins found in one Salinimonas lutimaris genomic segment:
- the flgE gene encoding flagellar hook protein FlgE produces the protein MSFNIALSGVSAAQKDLDVTANNIANVNTVGFKESRAEFGDVYASSLLAGSKTKVGDGVLTQEVAQQFSQGSLQFTNTALDLAITGNGFFATVPEITSRDFSFTRAGQFKLDEDNFVVNSNGDNLLGFPVNTDGTSASVALSTTEPVRIPDSSGSPQQTGEVDLRMNLPAGDGALDATKFDPKDPLTYNAATSVTVYDSLGDSHVMTYYFIKDSTPGVDNEWFVATSIDDEMVDMLNSDGTAANLTDPNTISVGTDTGNGTAAAKMQFSPGGDFEGILSPNGAFRPDFKLETEALGAGILSNGSDPTQTITIDFNLDPNNATPNEPTQFASSFEVTSLEQDGLPVGRLTGIDIGPDGLVRATFSNGTSEPIVRVALVRFANEQGLTQESSTQWKESIESGEALAGEATTGTFGEVNSSALEQANVNLTTELIDLIIAQRNFQANSRALEVNNQLNQTILQIR, from the coding sequence ATGTCTTTTAATATTGCATTAAGTGGTGTTTCGGCCGCCCAGAAAGATCTGGACGTGACTGCGAATAACATCGCCAACGTTAATACGGTAGGCTTTAAAGAATCCCGCGCCGAGTTTGGTGATGTTTATGCATCGTCATTACTGGCCGGTAGTAAAACCAAAGTTGGTGATGGTGTTCTGACTCAGGAAGTGGCACAGCAATTTTCCCAGGGCAGCTTGCAGTTTACCAATACCGCGCTGGACCTGGCGATTACCGGTAATGGCTTTTTTGCCACGGTACCGGAAATTACCTCGCGGGATTTTTCGTTTACCCGCGCCGGTCAGTTTAAGCTGGATGAAGATAACTTTGTGGTAAACAGCAATGGCGATAATTTGCTGGGCTTTCCGGTGAATACTGACGGCACATCAGCCTCAGTGGCATTAAGCACCACAGAGCCTGTGCGTATTCCGGATTCTTCTGGTTCGCCGCAGCAAACCGGTGAGGTTGATTTACGTATGAACCTGCCCGCCGGCGACGGTGCGCTGGATGCAACTAAGTTTGATCCAAAAGATCCACTGACCTACAACGCTGCGACCTCGGTGACGGTTTACGATTCACTGGGTGATAGCCATGTCATGACTTACTACTTCATTAAAGACAGCACTCCGGGCGTAGATAACGAATGGTTTGTAGCCACATCCATCGACGATGAAATGGTGGATATGCTCAATTCTGACGGAACAGCAGCTAACCTGACTGATCCCAATACAATTTCGGTCGGGACTGATACAGGGAATGGGACAGCGGCAGCCAAAATGCAGTTCAGCCCGGGTGGTGATTTCGAGGGAATTTTATCGCCCAATGGCGCGTTCCGACCAGACTTTAAACTGGAAACCGAAGCCTTGGGTGCCGGTATTTTGTCAAATGGTTCAGATCCCACGCAAACGATTACTATCGATTTCAATCTGGACCCGAACAATGCTACACCTAATGAGCCAACCCAGTTTGCGTCTTCTTTTGAGGTGACATCCCTAGAGCAGGACGGTTTACCGGTAGGGCGGCTGACCGGCATTGATATTGGCCCAGACGGGCTGGTCCGGGCGACCTTTTCCAACGGCACGTCAGAGCCGATTGTGCGGGTGGCGCTGGTCCGGTTTGCTAATGAACAGGGACTGACTCAGGAAAGCAGTACGCAATGGAAAGAAAGCATTGAGTCAGGTGAGGCGCTGGCCGGTGAGGCCACTACCGGCACATTTGGTGAGGTCAATTCATCCGCGTTGGAGCAGGCCAACGTCAATTTGACGACTGAGCTGATTGATCTCATTATCGCGCAGCGAAACTTCCAGGCCAATTCCCGGGCACTTGAAGTGAATAATCAGCTTAACCAGACTATTCTGCAGATTCGTTAA
- the flgC gene encoding flagellar basal body rod protein FlgC — MSLFNVMNISGTGMEAENMRLNTTASNIANANTVSSSYGETYKARYPVFAAELQKATGEQQGVGVQVKGIVESDAPLNVEYAPNNPMADKDGYIYKPNVNVVEEMANMLSASKAYETNVQVADTSKKLFRRVLQLGQGQ; from the coding sequence ATGAGCTTATTTAACGTAATGAATATTTCCGGGACCGGTATGGAAGCGGAGAATATGCGGCTGAATACGACCGCCAGTAACATTGCCAATGCCAATACGGTAAGCAGCAGTTACGGTGAAACCTACAAGGCCCGCTATCCGGTGTTTGCTGCTGAACTGCAAAAAGCCACCGGAGAACAGCAGGGCGTGGGCGTACAGGTAAAGGGAATTGTGGAAAGTGACGCACCGCTGAATGTGGAATATGCCCCGAATAACCCAATGGCGGATAAAGACGGGTATATCTACAAACCTAATGTGAACGTGGTAGAGGAAATGGCCAATATGCTGTCCGCTTCCAAAGCCTACGAGACCAACGTACAGGTGGCCGACACCTCTAAAAAGCTGTTTCGCAGAGTGTTGCAGCTGGGCCAGGGCCAGTAA
- the flgG gene encoding flagellar basal-body rod protein FlgG yields the protein MHPALWISKTGLDAAQTDVAVVSNNLANASTVGFKKDRAVFEDLLYQNINQPGGRSSADTERPSGLMLGAGSKVVATQKAHTQGNMLTTENALDMSIQGRGYFEILQPDGTIAYTRNGQFSMNDQGQMVTAGAGFLLQPEIAVPEDAQQITISQDGEVSATVRGQAEPQVLGQINVSDFINPTGLQPIGQNLFVETASSGAPIQGVPGLQGLGTLSQGTLETSNVNVTEELVNLIESQRLYEMNSKVISSVDQMLGQVIQQL from the coding sequence ATGCACCCAGCACTATGGATAAGCAAAACCGGCCTAGATGCCGCACAAACTGATGTCGCCGTGGTTTCCAACAACCTGGCCAACGCATCCACGGTCGGCTTTAAAAAAGACCGCGCGGTGTTTGAAGACCTGCTTTATCAGAATATTAATCAGCCGGGAGGCCGTTCCTCAGCTGATACAGAGCGTCCTTCAGGTTTAATGCTGGGCGCCGGCTCTAAGGTGGTAGCCACCCAAAAAGCTCATACCCAGGGCAATATGCTGACGACCGAAAACGCGCTGGATATGTCTATTCAGGGGCGGGGCTATTTCGAGATTCTGCAACCTGATGGCACCATTGCCTATACCCGCAATGGACAGTTTTCGATGAACGATCAGGGCCAGATGGTAACCGCAGGGGCAGGGTTCCTGCTGCAACCAGAAATTGCCGTGCCCGAGGATGCCCAGCAAATCACGATTTCCCAGGACGGAGAAGTATCCGCTACTGTGCGTGGGCAGGCCGAGCCGCAGGTGCTTGGGCAGATTAACGTGTCCGACTTTATCAACCCAACCGGTTTACAACCTATTGGCCAGAACCTGTTTGTTGAAACTGCATCCAGCGGCGCACCGATTCAGGGTGTTCCCGGCTTGCAGGGACTGGGCACCTTGTCACAAGGCACACTGGAAACCTCTAATGTGAATGTGACCGAAGAACTGGTCAATCTGATTGAAAGCCAGCGTTTGTACGAAATGAACTCCAAAGTGATTTCGTCGGTTGACCAGATGCTTGGTCAGGTTATCCAGCAACTTTAG
- a CDS encoding flagella assembly protein FlgT — MAFSSLMSIHRRKHSIAFSVHGVAAFFLAALLSGQTYAAWFEAKGQALIINDNRVKAREQATKEALKQALLFSGASVQSVQTLANGLLSSEQTTITASGDVHTVELIDEVWHDGYVSVTLRADIFPKAMACEAAEFRKTIATTYYPIETPQQAQDGQLHKMSAVLPRYLQRHFTEQSATVSVDAIAPYSARWQQQDVLSQAPALARQRRVQYVIAATITDLSVYRPASSALTFWQDNQATRQFSLALSLLDGMHGGVLLNKEYSFNAPWEFDRFSQLDVTSEQFWQSAYGQSLDNVLTDIVTDVSDKLACQPATGRVLQVKGEQLQVSLGRAHGLKVGDELQLYQTQQVSGPFGETFMQYNLYPHTVTVTAAYADSATVSVTGDGLLMNIQPNDFVAKR, encoded by the coding sequence ATGGCATTTTCAAGTTTAATGAGTATACATCGCCGCAAGCATAGCATCGCTTTTTCAGTACACGGGGTTGCCGCTTTTTTTCTCGCGGCCCTGCTCAGCGGGCAAACTTATGCCGCCTGGTTTGAAGCCAAGGGACAGGCACTGATTATTAATGACAACCGGGTGAAAGCCCGCGAGCAGGCCACAAAAGAAGCCCTGAAACAGGCGCTGCTGTTTTCCGGGGCCTCTGTGCAAAGCGTGCAGACGCTGGCAAACGGCCTGTTAAGCAGTGAGCAAACCACCATCACCGCCAGCGGCGATGTTCATACCGTGGAGCTGATTGACGAAGTCTGGCACGACGGCTATGTGTCGGTTACTCTCAGAGCAGATATATTTCCCAAGGCCATGGCATGTGAAGCAGCCGAATTCCGAAAAACGATTGCCACCACCTATTACCCCATCGAAACACCACAGCAGGCGCAGGACGGACAGCTTCACAAGATGTCTGCGGTGCTGCCCCGGTATTTGCAGCGGCATTTCACAGAGCAATCAGCCACCGTAAGTGTGGATGCGATTGCGCCGTACAGCGCCCGCTGGCAACAGCAGGATGTGTTGTCTCAGGCGCCCGCCCTGGCCCGTCAGCGCCGGGTTCAGTATGTGATTGCCGCAACTATTACCGATTTGAGTGTATATCGCCCGGCCTCCTCTGCCCTGACCTTCTGGCAGGATAATCAGGCTACCCGACAGTTTTCACTGGCTCTGTCGCTGCTTGACGGTATGCACGGCGGGGTTTTGCTCAATAAAGAATACAGTTTTAATGCTCCGTGGGAATTTGACCGGTTCTCACAGCTTGATGTGACCAGTGAACAGTTCTGGCAGTCTGCCTACGGCCAGTCGCTGGATAATGTGCTGACCGATATTGTCACCGATGTCAGTGACAAGCTGGCCTGCCAGCCGGCGACCGGCAGAGTACTGCAGGTGAAAGGGGAGCAGTTACAGGTATCGTTAGGCCGGGCACACGGGCTTAAGGTTGGTGACGAACTGCAGCTTTACCAGACGCAGCAGGTCAGCGGTCCGTTCGGAGAAACCTTTATGCAATACAACCTCTACCCGCACACGGTGACCGTCACTGCGGCCTATGCCGACTCAGCCACCGTCAGCGTCACCGGCGATGGCTTACTGATGAATATTCAACCAAATGATTTTGTGGCAAAAAGATAG
- the flgA gene encoding flagellar basal body P-ring formation chaperone FlgA, translating to MTRSTHNLRASMLIGLIAAVISFGAFAQKDSSNHALVQREVKNYLLELLADKQPGQNVSIEVNPIDERIHIPACTPGFAYHTDSGALAQSYVSVRVSCNNNEWYLFANARVTRTRPVVITAGMISPGTMLTSENLRVSQVEVNRLRHTAYHDINTLVGARMKLRVRQGQPVQANMLCFICKGDRVTIKAQLSGMQIKTAGIAQQDGVIGDTISVLNASSRKTVVAEVVSTQDVVVRL from the coding sequence ATGACCCGAAGTACACATAATCTGCGTGCCAGCATGCTCATCGGTTTGATAGCAGCCGTCATATCGTTTGGCGCGTTTGCCCAAAAAGATAGCAGCAATCATGCACTTGTCCAGCGAGAAGTCAAAAACTATCTGCTTGAACTTTTGGCTGATAAGCAGCCCGGCCAGAACGTCAGTATCGAGGTAAACCCGATTGATGAACGTATTCATATTCCGGCCTGTACGCCAGGATTTGCCTACCATACCGATAGCGGTGCACTGGCTCAGTCCTATGTTTCTGTCAGGGTCAGCTGTAATAACAATGAGTGGTATTTGTTTGCCAACGCCCGGGTAACCCGGACCCGGCCGGTGGTGATAACCGCTGGTATGATTAGCCCGGGAACGATGCTGACCAGCGAGAATCTGCGGGTATCCCAGGTAGAGGTAAACCGCCTGCGTCATACTGCGTATCATGATATTAATACGCTGGTTGGGGCCCGGATGAAACTTCGGGTACGTCAGGGTCAACCTGTTCAGGCAAATATGCTATGCTTTATCTGTAAGGGAGATCGGGTCACGATCAAAGCACAGCTGTCAGGTATGCAAATCAAGACCGCTGGCATAGCCCAACAGGATGGCGTTATTGGCGATACGATTTCCGTACTTAACGCCAGTTCCCGAAAAACCGTGGTTGCAGAAGTCGTCAGTACCCAGGATGTGGTCGTCAGGCTTTAA
- a CDS encoding CheR family methyltransferase, which produces MKQKDVSPSAYLAFSQFLEQQCGIVLGDNKQYLVRSRLAPLLYQFNFDRVDDLIQTAITNSNRSLLQAIIDAMTTNETLWFRDSYPFELFKQTMLPSLESLNRPVRIWSAACSSGQEPYSIAMSVLEYQRQKPGALRFGAEIVATDLSSAMLGKCEAGIYDELSLARGLSAERRQRFFQTHESGMMQVLPEVRRMVSFRSLNLLHSYTTMGRFDVVFCRNVLIYFAPDIKQRILQQIAAQLNPGGMLFLGASESIGAASNIFDMKKCPPGLYYQRKD; this is translated from the coding sequence TTGAAGCAAAAGGACGTTTCACCCAGCGCATATCTGGCTTTCAGCCAGTTTCTGGAACAACAGTGTGGTATCGTGTTAGGCGACAACAAGCAGTACCTGGTACGCAGTCGTCTGGCGCCGTTACTTTATCAGTTCAATTTTGATCGGGTCGATGACCTGATTCAAACAGCTATTACCAACAGCAACCGGTCACTGCTGCAGGCCATTATTGATGCGATGACGACCAACGAAACCCTTTGGTTTCGGGACAGTTATCCGTTTGAGCTATTTAAGCAAACCATGTTGCCGTCACTGGAATCGCTTAATCGTCCGGTGCGCATCTGGAGTGCTGCCTGTTCATCAGGTCAGGAGCCATACTCTATTGCGATGTCTGTACTGGAATATCAGCGACAAAAACCCGGCGCTCTGCGTTTTGGCGCTGAGATTGTGGCAACGGATTTATCCTCTGCCATGCTGGGTAAGTGTGAAGCCGGGATTTATGATGAGTTGTCACTGGCCCGTGGGTTATCGGCAGAGCGACGGCAGCGTTTTTTTCAGACACATGAAAGCGGTATGATGCAGGTGTTACCTGAAGTGCGGCGTATGGTGTCTTTCCGTTCTCTGAACCTGCTGCATTCCTATACTACGATGGGCCGGTTTGATGTGGTTTTCTGCCGCAATGTATTGATTTATTTTGCGCCGGATATCAAGCAGCGCATACTGCAACAAATTGCCGCTCAGCTGAATCCGGGCGGCATGCTTTTCCTCGGCGCCTCTGAATCTATCGGTGCTGCCAGTAATATCTTTGACATGAAAAAGTGCCCCCCAGGCCTTTATTATCAACGAAAAGACTAA
- the flgF gene encoding flagellar basal-body rod protein FlgF → MDKMLYIAASGAKQDLLATGVRANNLANAQTTGFKAQLEQARAMPAYGEGLPTRVFSMTESPSNDYEGGAMVQTGRDLDVAVQGKGWFAVQDAQGNEAMSRDGSFQMGPDGVLTDMHGNIVQGGNGPIYLPVPLDNLNISSDGTISVRPVGAPENVSQEVGRLKLVNPALTDIERGRDGLFRMKDGSVAQADAQVQVRSGMVEGSNVNAVEEMVDMIGLQRHYEMQVKLMKKADELSTRGNELLRIL, encoded by the coding sequence ATGGATAAAATGCTTTATATCGCCGCCAGCGGCGCCAAACAAGACCTCCTGGCGACAGGGGTACGTGCCAATAATCTGGCGAACGCCCAGACAACCGGCTTCAAAGCACAGCTTGAACAGGCCCGCGCCATGCCGGCCTACGGCGAAGGTTTGCCGACCCGGGTGTTTTCAATGACCGAAAGTCCGTCCAATGACTATGAAGGTGGCGCGATGGTACAGACCGGTCGGGATCTTGACGTGGCTGTGCAGGGCAAAGGCTGGTTTGCGGTTCAGGATGCTCAGGGCAATGAAGCGATGTCCCGTGATGGTAGCTTTCAGATGGGGCCTGACGGAGTTTTGACGGACATGCACGGCAATATTGTGCAAGGCGGCAACGGTCCGATTTACTTGCCGGTTCCGCTGGATAACCTGAATATTTCTTCTGACGGCACGATTTCTGTTCGCCCGGTGGGCGCGCCGGAAAATGTCTCGCAGGAAGTGGGCCGGTTAAAGCTGGTGAATCCTGCACTGACTGATATTGAGCGTGGTCGCGATGGCCTGTTTCGTATGAAAGATGGGTCGGTTGCACAGGCTGATGCCCAGGTGCAGGTGCGCTCAGGCATGGTGGAAGGCTCTAATGTGAATGCGGTGGAAGAGATGGTCGATATGATTGGCCTGCAACGCCACTATGAAATGCAGGTCAAGCTGATGAAAAAAGCAGATGAACTGTCGACCCGTGGCAATGAACTGCTACGCATTCTGTAA
- a CDS encoding chemotaxis protein CheV, which translates to MSGVLDSVNQRTQLVGQNRLELLLFRLNGRQRFGINVFKVREVLQCPPLTSIPKLNSLVRGVAHIRGQTISVIDLSMATGGRRIEDLSTAFIVIAEYNRSVQGFLVGAVERIINTNWDAIMPPPEGTGKASYLTAVTEVEKELVEILDVEKILNEISPLDTSVSAEVVSKIDTTSVEDKIIFIADDSSVARSQVKKALTTLGLHIEVAKNGLEALNRLKEIAAETGDVTDKVGVLVSDIEMPEMDGYTLTAEIKNTPELQKLRVVLHTSLSGVFNQAMVKKVGADDFIAKFHPDELATSVQRWLVGE; encoded by the coding sequence ATGTCAGGTGTACTTGACTCGGTTAACCAACGAACGCAGTTGGTTGGGCAAAACAGGCTGGAGCTGCTGTTGTTCCGTTTAAACGGGCGGCAACGCTTTGGTATTAATGTATTTAAGGTCAGGGAAGTACTGCAATGTCCACCGTTGACCTCAATTCCCAAGCTAAACTCACTGGTTCGTGGGGTGGCGCATATACGCGGCCAGACGATTTCGGTAATTGATTTGAGTATGGCCACCGGTGGCCGTCGTATCGAAGACTTATCGACCGCGTTTATTGTTATTGCCGAGTACAACCGGTCTGTGCAGGGCTTTTTAGTGGGGGCGGTGGAGCGCATCATCAATACCAACTGGGATGCGATCATGCCGCCGCCCGAGGGCACCGGCAAAGCCAGTTACCTGACCGCAGTGACCGAGGTGGAAAAAGAGCTGGTAGAAATTCTTGATGTGGAAAAAATTCTCAATGAAATTTCTCCGCTGGATACCAGTGTCAGCGCTGAGGTGGTCTCAAAGATTGATACCACCAGTGTTGAGGACAAAATCATTTTTATTGCCGATGACTCTTCGGTGGCCCGTAGTCAGGTTAAAAAAGCCCTGACCACACTGGGGCTGCATATTGAAGTGGCCAAAAATGGTCTGGAAGCCTTAAACCGGTTAAAAGAAATTGCTGCTGAAACCGGTGATGTTACCGACAAGGTGGGCGTACTGGTGTCTGATATTGAAATGCCGGAAATGGATGGCTATACCTTGACCGCGGAGATTAAAAACACCCCTGAACTGCAAAAACTGCGGGTAGTGTTGCATACCTCGTTAAGCGGAGTATTTAATCAGGCCATGGTGAAAAAAGTCGGGGCGGATGATTTTATAGCTAAATTCCATCCTGATGAACTGGCCACGTCGGTTCAGCGCTGGCTGGTCGGTGAGTAG
- the flgH gene encoding flagellar basal body L-ring protein FlgH, giving the protein MRNVLLMVCALGLAGCNSTPKPPVQANDPMFAPVVPDIPREHITEDGALFRPYMANSLYSDVTARRVGDIITVTLNESTAATKSAGTSSSKSTGVDFQPITGLGGNVINLGGESVQLGVNSSNDFSGDASANQRNSLSGAITVTVVDVLPNQNLVIRGEKWLTLNHGDEYIRLTGIIRPADISPENEITSMKVANARIQYSGTGSFARSQEKGWLTRFFSSEYWPF; this is encoded by the coding sequence ATGCGTAATGTCTTGTTGATGGTTTGTGCGCTGGGTCTGGCAGGGTGTAACAGTACACCCAAGCCGCCCGTGCAGGCGAATGACCCCATGTTTGCCCCGGTGGTGCCGGATATTCCCCGGGAGCACATTACCGAAGACGGCGCGCTGTTTCGTCCTTACATGGCCAATAGTCTGTATTCAGATGTGACTGCCCGGCGGGTGGGCGACATTATTACCGTTACGCTGAATGAAAGCACGGCGGCCACCAAATCAGCCGGTACGTCATCGTCAAAATCTACCGGTGTGGATTTCCAGCCAATCACCGGGCTGGGCGGTAATGTTATTAATCTGGGCGGCGAGTCTGTGCAGCTAGGGGTGAATTCCTCCAATGATTTTTCCGGCGATGCTTCAGCTAACCAGCGTAATAGTCTGTCAGGTGCCATTACGGTAACGGTTGTGGATGTGCTGCCAAACCAGAATCTGGTTATTCGCGGCGAAAAGTGGCTGACGCTTAATCATGGCGATGAGTATATCCGGCTGACCGGCATTATTCGTCCGGCAGATATCAGCCCGGAAAACGAGATAACCTCAATGAAGGTGGCTAATGCCCGGATTCAGTACAGCGGCACCGGCTCATTTGCCCGGTCGCAGGAAAAAGGCTGGCTGACCCGCTTCTTCTCATCTGAATACTGGCCGTTTTAG
- the flgM gene encoding flagellar biosynthesis anti-sigma factor FlgM: MAINNVNNGGGTKPPIDNTKINSQQSQTVAQQEMAAKTPSAKAPQQDSVSLTQSAQQLTQVQKKSTEAPVDQEKVDKLKKAIQSGDYKVDAESLASKIAQLEGQVFSLKS, translated from the coding sequence ATGGCAATCAATAACGTAAATAACGGCGGCGGTACAAAACCACCGATCGATAACACAAAAATTAATTCGCAGCAGAGTCAGACTGTCGCGCAACAGGAGATGGCCGCTAAGACGCCATCGGCTAAAGCGCCCCAGCAGGATTCTGTTTCGCTGACGCAGTCTGCTCAGCAACTGACCCAGGTGCAGAAGAAAAGTACTGAAGCACCGGTTGATCAGGAAAAAGTGGATAAACTGAAAAAGGCAATTCAAAGCGGCGACTATAAAGTTGACGCGGAATCTCTGGCCAGCAAAATTGCGCAGCTGGAGGGGCAGGTATTCAGCCTTAAATCATAG
- the flgN gene encoding flagellar export chaperone FlgN has product MQSLQSTLETQISNLNKLASLLDKELHLISSRNAEALMNLLKEKEQALESIQSTDEFLNKHYHLALTEQRTDEIQALIDESRRLLELCQYQTQINQKAVEQGQLRLTHLRNLMLEVRAKESLTYDKSGKPNATRSGPGVSA; this is encoded by the coding sequence ATGCAGTCACTTCAGTCAACGTTAGAAACTCAGATTTCCAATCTCAACAAGCTGGCCAGCCTGCTTGATAAAGAGCTGCATCTGATAAGCTCGCGTAATGCTGAAGCGCTGATGAATCTGCTCAAAGAAAAAGAGCAGGCGCTGGAATCTATTCAAAGTACCGATGAGTTTTTAAATAAACACTACCACCTGGCACTGACCGAACAGCGCACTGACGAGATTCAGGCACTGATTGACGAATCCCGTCGTTTACTGGAGCTATGCCAGTACCAGACGCAGATTAATCAAAAAGCGGTGGAGCAGGGTCAGTTACGCTTAACCCACTTGCGTAATCTGATGCTGGAAGTCAGAGCTAAAGAATCGCTGACCTATGATAAAAGCGGAAAGCCCAATGCGACCCGCAGCGGACCCGGGGTTAGCGCCTGA
- a CDS encoding flagellar hook assembly protein FlgD, whose translation MSTINGNNGLVSDLYWQDEKVPVADGSEQKLSQEDFFSLLTEQLAHQDPTKPVDNDQMVAQMTSFSMAEGITDLNDKFESFAASMTSNQALQASSLIGQNVLVEGNVGYMNQAGAGFTGVVVNEQSVQDMKITIQNQRGEIIKSIDAGTQAAGNIQFEWDGTDANGNAMPAGEYVVNVTGKADGEGVAIATAINRHVGSVSLAGSGQGVILNLDGDVSISLDDVIQIGS comes from the coding sequence GTGAGTACGATTAACGGTAACAATGGTCTGGTTTCGGATCTTTACTGGCAGGATGAGAAAGTGCCGGTGGCTGATGGCAGCGAACAAAAGCTGTCGCAGGAAGATTTTTTCTCACTACTGACTGAACAGCTGGCCCACCAGGACCCAACCAAACCGGTTGATAATGACCAGATGGTGGCGCAGATGACGTCATTTTCTATGGCCGAAGGCATTACTGATCTTAACGACAAGTTCGAGAGTTTTGCCGCTTCCATGACCTCTAATCAGGCTTTGCAGGCTTCCAGTCTGATTGGCCAGAATGTATTGGTTGAAGGCAATGTGGGGTATATGAACCAGGCTGGGGCCGGGTTCACCGGCGTGGTGGTTAATGAGCAGTCTGTGCAGGATATGAAAATCACTATTCAGAATCAGCGCGGTGAAATTATAAAATCGATTGATGCCGGTACGCAGGCGGCAGGCAATATTCAGTTTGAGTGGGACGGCACCGATGCTAACGGCAATGCCATGCCGGCTGGCGAATATGTGGTGAATGTAACAGGTAAAGCCGATGGCGAAGGGGTGGCCATTGCCACGGCAATCAATCGCCATGTGGGCAGTGTTAGCCTGGCCGGCAGCGGGCAGGGTGTTATTTTGAATCTTGATGGTGATGTCAGTATCAGTCTTGACGACGTCATCCAAATCGGCAGTTAG
- the flgB gene encoding flagellar basal body rod protein FlgB — protein MAINLDRLTSFHQQAVNIRENRMEVIAGNLANANTPGYKARDIDFKQAMSSARESQTGSMTRTHSNHLSGRTTVASSQLQYRVPTQPDTGDGNTVEVQTERNTFLENGMRYQASLQFLDGKLKGMKKAISGGQG, from the coding sequence ATGGCGATTAATCTGGATAGACTTACCAGCTTTCACCAGCAAGCTGTCAATATACGTGAAAACCGTATGGAAGTGATTGCCGGTAACCTGGCCAATGCCAATACACCAGGCTACAAAGCCAGGGATATCGATTTCAAACAAGCCATGTCGTCGGCGCGCGAGAGCCAGACCGGTTCAATGACACGCACTCACAGTAATCATTTGAGTGGCCGCACTACCGTGGCCAGTTCACAGCTGCAATACCGGGTTCCAACCCAGCCTGACACCGGCGATGGTAACACCGTGGAAGTTCAGACAGAGCGCAATACGTTTTTGGAAAATGGTATGCGCTATCAGGCGTCACTGCAGTTTCTTGACGGCAAGCTCAAGGGCATGAAAAAAGCCATAAGCGGAGGGCAGGGTTAA
- a CDS encoding LPP20 family lipoprotein: protein MKTLSPRQLLAVALASAVSISGCTSMFDKHVEWEVVEPQSYPVLKAVGYAPIKSQTGRSDTERELMAMKASKLDAYRELTEQVYGQRIDGSQSLANMVITNSQLKSSVEGVIRGAKVLKTYPVGKDTYVTELELDMQQVHDIYLTTAKPRRVRDVTYY, encoded by the coding sequence ATGAAAACACTTTCGCCCCGACAACTACTGGCTGTGGCGCTGGCAAGCGCGGTTTCAATAAGCGGTTGTACTTCGATGTTTGATAAACATGTGGAATGGGAAGTGGTGGAGCCGCAGTCCTATCCGGTGTTAAAGGCAGTCGGTTATGCGCCGATTAAGTCGCAGACCGGCCGCTCTGATACAGAGCGTGAGCTGATGGCGATGAAAGCCTCGAAACTGGATGCTTACCGGGAATTGACTGAGCAGGTCTATGGGCAGCGTATTGATGGTTCGCAGTCACTGGCCAATATGGTGATAACCAACAGTCAGCTGAAAAGCTCGGTAGAAGGGGTCATTCGCGGCGCAAAGGTGTTAAAAACCTATCCGGTGGGCAAGGATACTTATGTCACTGAACTGGAACTGGATATGCAGCAGGTGCACGATATCTATCTGACCACCGCTAAACCCCGGCGGGTCAGGGATGTAACCTATTATTGA